From Syntrophorhabdaceae bacterium, one genomic window encodes:
- a CDS encoding SpvB/TcaC N-terminal domain-containing protein yields MHSFKSRGFRRFTWFLIVVFSLFSTPHAGSCLSLAADLFVSSAYAAEQSKAQQPAAQEAVERTDEAEAKAPPRAMMMSVPGGAGDGIAGALSPSINVSRFAGAATAKIPIEVPPGRKGVAPQLALTYSSQQGSGWIGMGWMIDLGAIQRSTKRGVSYSTNNYVAAINGSSAELVPRADWGTNYYGARIEGTLSKYYYNTATGGWEVTSKDGTRYYYGTTAASRQDFTSGAKIFKWCLDKVIDTNGNYMTVSYTKDQGEIYPDRIDYAGNTAAGLSQTNYVKFYLEPRTDVPVMFTTNYQVKTAKRLKTIEVRSSGAMVRAYRLTYVTSASTWRSLLKTVTLFGSNTTLDASGTITAGDALPSVTLGWDEQKTNSFYDGSEIVVQDIYSWDPSYWWYGDFNGDGRTDVCYYTSSGYRKIKLSKGDGTYDDKPPFSVPDIYSWSQSY; encoded by the coding sequence ATGCATTCTTTCAAATCAAGAGGTTTTCGCCGTTTTACTTGGTTTCTGATCGTCGTATTTTCACTCTTTTCCACGCCCCATGCAGGGTCTTGCCTTTCCCTCGCAGCAGATCTATTTGTGTCCTCCGCCTATGCTGCCGAACAGTCAAAGGCACAACAGCCTGCTGCACAAGAAGCCGTTGAAAGGACCGACGAGGCAGAAGCAAAAGCCCCTCCACGGGCGATGATGATGTCGGTCCCGGGAGGAGCCGGGGACGGTATTGCAGGCGCCCTCTCCCCTTCGATCAACGTCTCCCGGTTTGCCGGGGCAGCAACGGCGAAGATACCCATCGAGGTCCCTCCGGGAAGAAAAGGTGTTGCTCCCCAGCTTGCCCTCACCTATAGCAGCCAGCAGGGCAGCGGGTGGATCGGGATGGGATGGATGATCGACCTGGGCGCGATCCAGCGGTCAACAAAGCGGGGAGTGAGCTATTCCACGAACAACTACGTGGCGGCGATCAACGGCTCTTCCGCAGAGCTCGTCCCCCGGGCCGACTGGGGCACGAACTACTACGGGGCACGGATAGAAGGGACGCTTTCCAAATACTATTACAATACCGCAACCGGCGGATGGGAGGTGACCTCAAAGGACGGGACGAGGTACTACTATGGGACAACTGCCGCTTCCCGGCAGGACTTTACAAGCGGCGCGAAAATCTTCAAGTGGTGCCTCGACAAGGTCATCGACACGAACGGCAACTACATGACCGTCTCCTATACAAAGGACCAGGGGGAGATCTATCCTGACAGGATCGACTATGCGGGCAATACCGCCGCAGGCTTAAGTCAGACGAACTACGTGAAGTTCTACCTTGAGCCGCGGACGGATGTCCCGGTCATGTTTACCACCAACTATCAGGTAAAGACCGCAAAGAGGCTGAAGACGATCGAGGTGAGATCGAGTGGCGCCATGGTCAGGGCGTACCGCCTCACCTATGTGACAAGCGCAAGCACCTGGCGGTCGCTCCTCAAGACGGTAACGCTCTTCGGGAGCAATACTACGCTCGATGCATCAGGAACGATCACTGCGGGAGATGCCCTCCCATCTGTGACGCTTGGGTGGGATGAGCAAAAAACCAATTCGTTCTATGACGGCAGCGAGATCGTCGTCCAGGATATATACAGTTGGGATCCGTCGTACTGGTGGTACGGCGACTTTAACGGAGACGGCAGGACGGATGTCTGCTACTACACGTCCAGCGGCTACCGCAAGATCAAGCTCAGCAAGGGCGACGGCACGTACGATGACAAGCCGCCTTTTTCCGTCCCCGACATATACAGCTGGTCCCAATCGTACTAG